In the Muricauda sp. MAR_2010_75 genome, one interval contains:
- a CDS encoding RagB/SusD family nutrient uptake outer membrane protein: MKNKIFSKKLSIIVFLFAFLGCTDLEEEVLDESLTGTGEAEVVSGSIAPVYGILRYVWFHTVNFGLQEVASDEAILPYRGGTDWYDGGKFIAVHQHLMTPSNSLVGDSWTNIALGISRAVIAKERLQPEAEGGNAQAADALNEMIAMKAYLNMLMLDNWGLVFKKESSDEISEILRGQEAIDYIESELLSVVDVINTNKGPARLTQDAVRTLLARLYLNAAVYRDPYGTPDFRQEDMDKVIQYTNDIIAGPYTLSAEYFELFNDDNHNNPELIFALDQRGVLETEHSRWAYWSMSGDQVPRPEVPSSRGTDAVAATPDFYQTWVDAYGDVDPAEADARFFQENTIIPEGLQDLSGVNPTNDEDHFYCVEAEDFQVDRGIIRGIIWGPRKDESGNIMTCDDGTVRIYPVINRRTSGADIRYVDHNLQVDFTAEGSLHNTGHRFSKYQFSSTSTNCCSYSSVDVVLMRLGEIYLMRAEAKLRKGDNAGALADINTLRASRSARPEQTPEALTSIDIESLYRETGFELYWEGFRRNYQIRFSKYEDSWTEKTDSDVNKRLFPIPQRAIDGASSEEGFLEQNPGY; encoded by the coding sequence ATGAAAAATAAAATTTTTAGTAAAAAGCTTTCCATAATAGTTTTCCTGTTCGCTTTTCTGGGCTGTACAGATTTGGAAGAAGAAGTTCTTGATGAGTCTCTAACCGGTACCGGAGAGGCTGAGGTCGTGAGTGGCTCAATTGCACCGGTATATGGCATACTTCGTTATGTATGGTTTCATACGGTGAATTTTGGCCTTCAAGAAGTGGCTTCCGATGAGGCTATCCTTCCTTACAGAGGTGGTACCGATTGGTACGATGGAGGAAAATTTATCGCTGTCCATCAACATCTGATGACACCCAGCAACAGTTTGGTGGGAGATTCTTGGACCAATATCGCCTTGGGCATATCAAGAGCGGTAATTGCCAAGGAAAGGTTGCAGCCAGAAGCCGAAGGTGGTAATGCACAAGCCGCTGATGCGCTTAACGAAATGATTGCCATGAAGGCATATCTCAACATGTTGATGCTTGATAACTGGGGCTTGGTTTTTAAGAAGGAAAGTTCTGATGAGATTTCCGAAATCTTAAGGGGGCAAGAGGCCATCGACTATATTGAAAGCGAGCTTTTATCTGTTGTCGATGTTATCAATACCAATAAAGGTCCGGCTAGATTGACGCAAGATGCGGTTAGAACATTATTGGCACGTTTGTATTTAAATGCTGCAGTTTATCGTGATCCTTATGGTACGCCTGATTTTAGACAAGAAGATATGGATAAGGTAATTCAATACACCAACGACATCATTGCAGGACCATATACATTGTCTGCCGAATATTTTGAATTGTTCAATGATGACAATCATAACAATCCCGAGCTGATTTTTGCACTTGACCAAAGAGGTGTTCTTGAAACAGAGCATAGCCGTTGGGCATATTGGTCCATGTCGGGTGACCAAGTGCCAAGACCAGAAGTGCCCAGTTCAAGAGGTACCGATGCTGTTGCGGCAACGCCTGATTTTTACCAAACTTGGGTAGATGCCTATGGCGATGTTGATCCTGCCGAGGCAGATGCTAGATTTTTTCAAGAAAACACCATTATTCCTGAAGGTTTACAAGATTTGAGCGGGGTGAATCCAACCAATGATGAAGACCACTTTTACTGTGTTGAAGCGGAAGATTTTCAAGTAGATAGAGGCATCATTCGTGGTATTATCTGGGGACCTCGAAAAGATGAAAGCGGTAATATTATGACCTGTGATGATGGTACCGTTAGAATTTATCCTGTAATCAATAGACGAACTAGTGGAGCTGATATTCGTTATGTTGACCACAATTTACAAGTAGATTTTACTGCGGAAGGAAGCCTGCACAACACGGGACATCGTTTCTCGAAATATCAGTTTAGCAGTACATCGACCAACTGCTGTTCTTACAGCAGTGTTGATGTGGTATTGATGCGTTTGGGGGAGATTTATTTGATGCGTGCTGAGGCCAAACTGAGAAAAGGTGATAATGCTGGTGCATTGGCCGATATCAATACGCTTAGAGCTTCCAGGTCTGCTCGACCAGAGCAAACTCCTGAAGCTTTGACATCGATTGACATCGAGAGTTTATATCGTGAAACTGGATTTGAATTGTATTGGGAAGGTTTCAGAAGAAATTATCAAATACGTTTTAGCAAATACGAAGATAGCTGGACAGAAAAGACCGATAGCGATGTAAACAAAAGATTGTTCCCGATTCCGCAAAGAGCGATTGATGGAGCTTCCAGTGAAGAAGGCTTTTTAGAGCAGAATCCTGGATATTAA
- a CDS encoding TonB-dependent receptor: MYSKILLSKIICASAWMICTVAYGGSSLNRPNKNTEKEFYSTKNVSASILVFEQQTVTGIVVDETGAPLPGASVLEKGTSNGTTTDFDGNFEIEVAANATIQISYIGYTTKEVSVNGQSRIEIQLDADATQLEDVVVVGYGTQKRSDITGAIASVKSEDFNKGVVTNPGELLQGKMAGVNIAANSGEPGASQNVIIRGIGSLRSGTQPLYVVDGFLLDNSSNGVATNPLNFLNPSDIESIDVLKDASATAVYGSRASNGVIVITTKRGRVGRTEVNFTLSTAAASMSNTIDVFTADEFRNQVVATGGSLEDYGGSTDWQEELSQTGITKNINVSMSGANSEKFSYFASFGYQDQEGILKNSDLERYSGKLNMNQKAFNGKVNIDYNLTATRTENLRPDIGSTISDMLGLNPTVPAYTNGVPTLLNTNALNPITRYNIFSDKAANNRILASISPSVEIVKGLTYKLNYGIDYSETHRDRQYKPYTLVVNESDISNGDVVTILSANSNQLTENTLTYNWNQDVHNLTILAGHSYQKFMDEVRQFSYRGFADNNVDPIYQDQTSSAQYPTTVSSSAVKNELQSYFGRVNYSYDDRYLLTATVRADGSSKFGKNRKYGYFPSFALGWNVSNEKFMESSVFDNLKLRISWGQTGNQEIPSKITQASYSEDRLLTGAGSLSTYPIDTDSNSIDGYPYGIVYTRLANPDLQWEVSTAVNVGVDFALQDYRLSGSLDYFNKQSSNILLEVVPADPVEPTATYWDNIDDMKIQNNGIELTLDYNSDTSSDFSYNIGGNITYIQNKVKNSPYTVLTTGAAQGSGQTGATINGYINDEPIGAFYMFQFEGIGDDGLNVFKDVNGDGAILDDDRTVVGSAIPKLIYAYYINLKYKAFDLGLNFNGVAGNKIYNHTKMSLFTKAQLSRSVNTTDFAVQYPNESTSNANTVSTRYLEDGSFLRLNNATLGYNLSAEKLGLEDVVQNIRLSVTGQNLFTITDYSGFDPEVNTGSTSAGIQTFGVDYFTYPKARTFLVGLNLTF; the protein is encoded by the coding sequence ATGTATTCGAAAATTTTATTATCTAAAATCATCTGTGCGTCAGCTTGGATGATATGTACTGTTGCCTACGGCGGCAGTTCCTTAAACCGACCAAATAAAAATACAGAAAAAGAATTTTATAGCACTAAAAACGTTTCCGCTTCTATTTTAGTGTTTGAACAGCAAACGGTAACCGGTATCGTTGTCGACGAAACAGGGGCGCCTTTGCCCGGAGCATCTGTTTTGGAAAAAGGCACCTCAAATGGTACCACAACTGATTTTGATGGCAATTTTGAAATAGAGGTTGCTGCTAATGCTACAATTCAGATATCCTATATAGGATACACCACCAAAGAAGTTTCCGTAAACGGACAATCTAGAATTGAAATTCAATTAGATGCTGACGCAACCCAGCTTGAAGATGTGGTTGTCGTGGGTTATGGAACCCAAAAAAGGTCTGATATAACAGGTGCCATTGCTTCAGTAAAAAGCGAGGACTTTAACAAGGGTGTGGTCACAAACCCTGGCGAACTTTTACAAGGTAAAATGGCTGGGGTAAACATTGCTGCAAATAGCGGTGAACCTGGAGCTTCACAAAATGTGATTATCAGGGGTATCGGTAGTTTGCGATCTGGTACCCAGCCGCTATATGTTGTTGATGGATTTCTGTTGGATAATTCATCCAATGGAGTGGCGACAAATCCTTTGAACTTTCTCAATCCAAGCGATATAGAAAGTATTGATGTCTTGAAGGATGCAAGTGCGACTGCAGTTTATGGTTCTAGAGCATCAAATGGTGTTATCGTAATTACCACTAAAAGAGGAAGAGTTGGAAGAACAGAAGTGAACTTTACTTTGTCCACCGCCGCAGCTTCTATGTCAAATACAATCGACGTTTTCACCGCAGATGAGTTCAGAAATCAAGTAGTGGCTACTGGTGGTTCTTTAGAAGATTATGGCGGCAGTACAGATTGGCAAGAAGAACTTTCGCAAACGGGTATTACAAAAAATATAAATGTATCAATGAGTGGGGCCAACAGTGAAAAATTCTCATACTTCGCTTCTTTCGGTTACCAAGATCAAGAAGGTATTTTGAAGAATAGTGATTTAGAGCGCTATTCAGGCAAATTAAATATGAATCAAAAAGCCTTTAATGGCAAGGTGAATATTGATTATAATTTAACCGCGACCCGTACTGAAAATTTACGACCAGATATAGGATCCACTATCAGTGATATGTTGGGTCTTAATCCTACAGTCCCCGCCTACACCAATGGCGTGCCAACCTTGTTGAACACCAACGCACTAAACCCTATTACCCGATATAACATCTTTAGCGACAAAGCTGCCAACAATCGAATTTTGGCCAGTATTTCTCCTTCTGTTGAAATTGTAAAAGGACTTACCTATAAATTGAATTATGGTATTGATTATTCTGAAACCCATAGGGATAGACAGTATAAGCCTTATACTTTGGTGGTAAATGAATCCGATATTTCAAACGGTGATGTAGTAACCATTCTTAGTGCAAACTCCAATCAACTGACCGAAAACACCCTAACATACAACTGGAATCAAGATGTGCATAATCTTACAATTTTGGCAGGTCATTCATATCAAAAATTTATGGATGAGGTCAGGCAGTTTTCATATCGTGGCTTTGCCGATAACAACGTTGATCCAATTTACCAAGATCAAACAAGTTCAGCACAGTATCCAACCACTGTTAGTTCATCGGCTGTCAAAAATGAACTTCAATCCTATTTCGGCAGGGTAAACTATTCTTATGATGATAGATATTTGCTTACTGCAACTGTTCGTGCAGATGGATCTTCAAAGTTTGGTAAGAACAGAAAGTACGGCTATTTCCCCTCTTTTGCACTTGGTTGGAATGTGAGCAATGAAAAATTTATGGAAAGTTCGGTGTTCGATAATTTAAAGTTACGCATCAGCTGGGGCCAAACTGGTAATCAGGAAATTCCTTCTAAAATTACCCAGGCCAGTTATTCCGAAGATAGATTGTTGACTGGGGCAGGTAGCCTTAGCACTTATCCTATTGATACGGATTCCAACTCTATAGATGGTTACCCTTACGGTATTGTCTATACTCGATTGGCCAATCCAGATTTACAGTGGGAGGTTTCTACAGCAGTTAATGTGGGTGTCGATTTTGCCCTTCAGGACTATCGATTATCAGGTTCCTTGGACTATTTCAACAAGCAATCCTCAAACATATTATTGGAAGTGGTACCTGCTGACCCTGTTGAGCCTACGGCAACGTATTGGGACAATATAGATGATATGAAAATTCAAAACAACGGTATTGAATTGACTTTGGATTATAACAGTGATACATCAAGTGATTTCTCATACAATATTGGAGGTAACATCACCTACATTCAGAATAAAGTAAAAAATTCACCCTACACGGTACTTACAACAGGTGCGGCTCAGGGTTCGGGTCAAACGGGTGCTACCATTAACGGTTACATAAATGATGAACCTATCGGCGCTTTTTATATGTTTCAATTTGAAGGTATAGGAGATGATGGACTAAATGTGTTCAAAGATGTTAATGGAGATGGTGCCATTTTAGATGATGACCGAACCGTTGTCGGAAGCGCAATACCAAAATTGATTTACGCTTACTACATCAACCTAAAATACAAGGCCTTTGATTTGGGATTGAATTTTAACGGTGTGGCAGGTAACAAAATATATAACCACACAAAAATGTCGCTTTTTACAAAAGCACAATTATCAAGATCAGTCAATACTACAGATTTTGCCGTTCAATATCCCAATGAATCTACCAGTAATGCCAATACGGTTTCTACACGTTATTTGGAAGATGGTTCATTCCTAAGGTTGAACAACGCAACACTTGGTTATAATTTGAGTGCGGAGAAGTTGGGCCTTGAAGATGTCGTTCAAAACATTAGACTTTCCGTAACTGGTCAAAATTTATTTACGATTACAGATTATTCTGGATTTGACCCCGAAGTCAATACAGGTTCAACCTCTGCCGGTATCCAAACATTCGGGGTGGATTATTTTACCTATCCCAAGGCAAGAACCTTTTTAGTGGGCCTTAATCTAACCTTTTAA
- a CDS encoding alkaline phosphatase: protein MKSKKYFTPLFLFLTFLWVNGQDPAVHSHNDYLQDVPFWKAISAGVLSVESDVFLMGGKLMVAHEKEHIIEDRTLESLYLKPINEFLQLNLIPNKKLQLLIDLKSEAYTTLDAIVKELKKYPTIINNKNISIVISGNRPKVEDYSNYPHFILFDYQDLRPIKNKELLDKIGLISLSFRNFSDWNGLGRLTKHDLVLVDSVVEKAHSFKKPFRFWATPDSKTSWKAMADLGVNFINTDRPFECVQYVNSLSQRVYVNQEKHEPYLPNFENDGSDEVPKNIILMIGDGNGLAQISATALANGGSLSLTQLKNIGFSKTQSADDFTTDSAAGATAMATGTKTANRAIGVDLNGKKVPNVMELLQAKNFTTAIVTTDEISGATPASFFAHQIERSMSEEILHDLETSKLDFFVATGNQDKVSGQEYLGFKIADNLKMLETSETNKMAYFFPKENTVLPIQDAVRSILNKFQKSQTPFFLMVEGAKIDSYGHANKIDGIIDESIAFDKAVSEALRFADDVKNTLVIITADHETGGLTIPQGNVKDKEVEADFTTNDHTGIFVPVFAYGPQSQLFRGVYENTEIHHKILEALGL from the coding sequence ATGAAAAGCAAAAAATATTTTACGCCTCTATTTCTGTTTCTCACATTTTTATGGGTAAATGGACAAGATCCTGCTGTTCATTCACATAACGATTATCTGCAAGATGTGCCATTTTGGAAAGCCATATCTGCAGGTGTGTTGTCGGTGGAATCTGATGTTTTTTTAATGGGTGGAAAGCTGATGGTAGCACATGAAAAAGAGCATATTATAGAGGATAGAACCCTTGAAAGCTTATACTTAAAGCCAATAAATGAATTTTTGCAGTTGAACCTGATTCCCAATAAAAAATTGCAATTGCTTATTGATTTAAAATCTGAGGCATATACAACCTTGGATGCGATTGTGAAGGAATTAAAAAAGTATCCCACAATCATAAACAACAAGAATATCTCAATTGTAATTTCCGGAAACCGACCAAAAGTTGAAGATTATAGTAATTACCCTCATTTTATTCTTTTTGACTATCAAGATCTGCGTCCCATAAAAAATAAGGAGCTATTGGATAAAATCGGATTGATTAGCCTGAGTTTTCGAAATTTTTCTGATTGGAATGGCTTGGGAAGATTAACAAAACACGATTTGGTTCTTGTGGACAGCGTTGTTGAAAAAGCCCATTCCTTTAAAAAGCCTTTTCGGTTTTGGGCTACACCGGATTCTAAAACCTCATGGAAGGCAATGGCGGATCTAGGTGTAAATTTTATCAATACAGACCGCCCCTTTGAGTGTGTTCAATATGTGAATTCATTGTCACAACGGGTTTATGTGAATCAAGAAAAACACGAACCCTATCTGCCAAATTTTGAGAATGATGGGTCTGATGAGGTGCCTAAAAACATTATTCTTATGATTGGCGATGGAAATGGGTTGGCTCAAATATCGGCTACGGCATTGGCAAATGGAGGTTCTCTTAGCTTAACACAGCTTAAAAACATTGGTTTTTCGAAAACACAATCGGCCGATGATTTTACGACCGATTCTGCTGCTGGAGCAACAGCTATGGCTACCGGTACAAAAACTGCAAATAGGGCTATTGGGGTTGATTTGAATGGTAAAAAAGTCCCGAATGTCATGGAACTTTTGCAAGCGAAAAATTTTACGACGGCAATTGTAACCACTGATGAAATTTCAGGGGCTACACCCGCTTCCTTTTTCGCCCATCAAATCGAACGCTCTATGAGCGAGGAAATCTTACATGATTTGGAAACAAGCAAATTGGATTTTTTTGTTGCAACAGGAAATCAAGATAAAGTTAGCGGACAAGAATATTTAGGTTTTAAAATCGCAGATAACTTGAAGATGCTTGAAACTTCTGAAACCAATAAGATGGCCTATTTCTTTCCAAAAGAAAATACTGTCCTACCAATTCAAGATGCTGTTCGTTCGATATTGAATAAATTTCAGAAAAGTCAAACTCCCTTTTTTCTAATGGTAGAGGGAGCAAAAATTGATTCCTACGGGCATGCCAACAAAATAGATGGTATTATTGATGAAAGTATTGCCTTTGACAAAGCTGTTTCAGAAGCCCTGCGTTTTGCTGACGATGTTAAAAACACTTTGGTCATTATTACCGCAGATCATGAAACGGGAGGCTTGACCATACCGCAAGGCAATGTAAAAGACAAAGAGGTTGAAGCAGATTTTACAACGAATGACCATACAGGCATTTTTGTTCCCGTATTTGCTTACGGCCCACAATCGCAATTGTTTCGCGGAGTATACGAAAACACCGAAATACATCATAAAATATTAGAAGCTTTGGGGTTATAA
- a CDS encoding DUF6922 domain-containing protein, whose protein sequence is MNATTFWDMDLNLLDAEKDRDFIIVRVLERGTDLEIGLIESVYSQREIIFGTGEDHGSIEKDH, encoded by the coding sequence TTGAACGCTACTACCTTTTGGGATATGGACCTGAACCTGTTGGATGCTGAAAAGGACAGGGATTTTATCATAGTAAGGGTGCTTGAACGCGGTACGGACCTAGAAATCGGGCTTATCGAATCGGTATATTCTCAAAGGGAGATCATTTTCGGCACTGGAGAAGACCATGGGAGTATCGAAAAAGACCATTAA